ATACACATGGTTGATCTGGTGCTGCGCGATCTCGATCCGCTGCTGAACGAGCGCATCCGCCGGGTCGCCGTCGCACGCGGCTGGACCCGCGAACACACCTGCGTGGTCCTGCTCGAGCAGGGCCTGTTCGCCAGCGAACTGGAAGTCCGCAGCGGCTTCCACGACCCCGAAGTGAATGCCCTGGCCGACGCAATAGCAGCCCTGCAGGCGCTGCCGGACGTAAAGGCGTTCTAGGCAGCACCCATCATGCTGGGTGAATGGCGCCCAATATCCGCGGCCCGCGCGCCCCGGTCACGCTGGGCAGGTTGCCCGGCAACCCCTGCAGCGTCCGGTGCGCCAACCACGCAAACCCCATCGCTTCCAGGTAGTCCGGGTCCAGCCCGTGCACTGCGCTGGACTCGACCACCACCCCCGGCAACCGCGCGCTGAGTCTGCGCAGCAGCTGCGGGTTGCGAACACCGCCGCCGCACACCAGCACCCGCGTTGCTTCCGGCAGGTGGGCCAGCAGCGCGTCGGCCACCGTGGCCGCCGTCAGTTCCAGCAGCGTCGCCTGCACATCCGCCGGCGCCAGGGTGCGGCCGGCCATCGCCGCCTCGGCCCACGCCAGATGAAACTGCTCGCGCCCGGTGCTCTTCGGCGGTGGCAGCGCGAACCACGGTTCGGCCCGCCAGTGCTCCAGCAGCGCCTCATCCACCTGCCCGCTGGCCGCAAACGCACCATCGGCATCGAACGGCGTGCCGGTATGCCGCTCGCACCACGCGTCCATCAGCGCATTGGCCGGCCCGGTATCGAAGCCACGCGGGGTGCCCACGCGCGGAATCAGGGTCAGGTTGGCGATCCCGCCCAGGTTCAACACCGCCCGGTCCTCATCGGCCGTGCCCAGCATCGCCAGGTGGAAGGCCGGCATCAGCGGCGCCCCGTGCCCACCGGCGGCCACGTCGCGGCGGCGGAAGTCGGCCACCGTGGTGATGCCGGTCAGCTCGGCAATCCGGTTGGCATCGCCCAGTTGGCAGGTGAACGCCGGATCGGCCAGTGGCCGGTGCCGCACCGTCTGCCCATGCGAACCAATCGCCCGCACCTGCGCCGGGCTCACCCCGGCCTGTTCCAGCAGGCGGTTGGCGGCGGCCGCGAAGGTGATGCCGATCTGCGCATCGATCCGGCCCAGCGTATCCAGTGAGCCCAGCTCGCCGCCTTCGCCCAGCGCCACCAGCTCGGCGCGGATGGCGGGGTCCCAGGGGTGGGTGAGCCCATCGACGAAGCGGCAGCCGCCCTCGGCGGGAAACTGCACCAGCGCGGCATCGATGCCATCGGCGCTGGTGCCGGACATCAGGCCCAGGTAGAGCGGGGTATGCGGATCAGCTGAAGTCATGGCCAGGCGGTTCAACAGGGTGCGTGCAGCTTCCGCGCAACCTGTTGCCGCCGTCAATGCATGCGATCAGCCGCGGCTGCCCTTGGCCGGCTTGGCCGCGCTGGCCGTGGTGGTAGCGGCCTGGTCGGCCTTCGGCGCCGGGCTGGCGTCGGCGTAGATCAGCTTCTCCATGCTCTGGATGCGGGCCAGCGCCGGCGCGGTCTGCGCGCGGAAGGCGACCAGCTCGCTGCCCTGCAGCGGCTCCGGCGGCGGCATCGTCACCGACAGCGGGTTGCGGTGCACGCCGTTGACGCGGAATTCGTAGTGCAGGTGCGGGCCGGTGGCCAGGCCGGTCGAGCCCACGTAGCCGATCACCGTGCCCTGCGCCACGCGCTGGCCGGTCTTGATCTTGCCAAAGCGCGACATGTGCCCGTACAGGGTGGTGTGGCCACGGCCGTGGTCCAGGATCACCACGTTGCCGTAGCCGCGCTGCACGCCGGCGAACTGCACGCGGGCATCGCCGGCGGCCATGATCGGGGTGCCGGTGCGCGCGGCGTAGTCCACGCCCTTGTGCATGCGCATCTTGCCCAGCACCGGGTGCTTGCGCGCCCCGAACGTCGAGCTCAGGCGGGCGAAGGGAATCGGCATGCGGATGAAGCTCTTCTTCAGCGGGCGCCCGCTCACGTCGAAGTACTCGGACTTGCCGTTGCGGTCGAAGCGGAAGCCGCTGTAGGTCTTGCCGCCGGAGGTGAAGGTCGCCGCCAGGATCTTGCTGGTGTCCACCTTTTCGCCTTCGCGCCAGGTTTCATCCATCACCACGCTGAAGCGGTCGCCCGGCTGCAGGTCCTTGGAGAAGTCGATGTCGTACTTGAAGATCTCGTCGGTCATCGTCGCGATGGCCGACGGCGACAGCCCCGCCTTGCGCGCCGCCGCGTACAGCGAACTGGTGATTTCGCCGCTGGTCACCACCCGGCGGGTGGAGCTCTCGCGCTTGCTGACCTTCTCGGTGATCTGTTCGCCCTTCAGCGACAGCTCCACCCGGTTGTCGGCGTCGCGGTCGAAGCGGATCGTGCGCAGCTCCCCGCTCAGCGGCAGGTCGAAGGCGATCTCGGCGCCGGGGCGCAGCTTGGTCAGCGCGTCGCGCGCACCGGGGTGCTCCAGCACCTGGTGCATCACCGTGGGCGAAATGCCGGCCTCGTCGAACAGGTTGCTCAGGGTCTGGCCGCGCTGCACGCGCAGTACCTGCCAGCTGTCGCCCGGCACCTGCTGCAGGCGCTCCTGGGACAGCGGCGGCAAGGGCAGGGCCAGCGTGGAATGGCTGACCGAGTAGGGCGACTCGATGGTGTGCGAGAAGCCGGGGACAATAGTGGCCACCAGGGCGCCGATGGTGGCGAACAGGCTGGCGTGCATCCAGTGGCGGCGGGTCCAGCGCTCATTGAAAGCAGCGGGAAGATGCTGTCGAAGCTTCCGATGCAGGGCGGTGTCGTGGAGAACGTGAAGGCGTTCCTTGAAGCGCTGCTTGCGCGCGCGGCCTTGATCGGTATTCAGCATCGTCGGTGTGTTCCTGGCTGGCCCGGGAGCGCGGGCCCAAACGTCGGTAACATAGACAGGTATAAATATCGCGTCAAACCCTTGTGCCTATTGGCTTTTGTGAAGCGCTTGCGGTTAACTTGTACTTAACGTCATTCATGTAAATAAGGCATCGCCGGGAGTTGCACGTGTCCTCGATTGAACAAGCCCTTGCCCAGATCGGCCGTGGCGCCGATGAAATCCTCAAGATCGAGGAGCTGCGCCAGCGGCTGGAAAGCGGCCGCCCGCTGCGGGTCAAGGCTGGTTTCGACCCCACTGCCCCGGACCTGCATCTGGGCCATACAGTCCTTCTGAACAAGCTGCGTCAGTTCCAGGACCTCGGCCACCAGGTCATCTTCCTGATCGGCGACTTCACCGGGATGATCGGCGACCCCTCGGGCAAGAACGTCACCCGCAAGCCGCTCAGCAAGGACGACGTGCTGGCCAATGCGCGCACCTATGAAGAGCAGGTGTTCAAGGTACTGGACCGCGAAAAGACCGAAGTGCGCTTCAATTCGGAGTGGTTCGGCAAGATGGGCGCGGCCGACATGATCCGCCTGGCCGGCCAGCACACCGTGGCGCGCATGCTCGAGCGCGACGACTTCGCCAAGCGCTATGCGGCCCAGCAGTCCATCGCCCTGCACGAGTTCCTGTACCCGCTGGTGCAGGGTTACGACTCGGTGGCGCTGGAAGCGGACGTCGAACTGGGCGGTACCGACCAGAAGTTCAACCTGCTCATGGGCCGTGGCCTGCAGGAGCACTACGGGCAGAAGCCGCAGATCGTGCTGACCATGCCACTGCTGGAAGGCCTGGACGGCGTGGCCAAGATGTCCAAGTCGCTCAACAACTACATCGGCATCAGCGAACCGGCGATCGACATGGTGACCAAGACCATGAAGATCGGCGACGACCTGATGTGGCGCTGGATCGAGCTGCTTTCCTTCGAGATCAGCCAGGCCGAAGCGGTCAGCCTGCGCGAGCAGGTCGCCGCAGGGACCCTGAACCCGCGTGAGGTGAAGCTGCGCCTCGCGCGTGAGTTGACCACCCGTTTCCACGATGCCGACGCGGCCGAGCTCGCCATTGCCGGCTGGAACGCTGCCGTGACCGGGCAGGGCGATGTGACCCTGTTGCCCCTGCAGGAAGTGGCCATTCCCGCTGAAGGCCTGCGTATTGGTGCATTGCTCACCGCAGCCGGCCTGACCCCGAGCAACTCGGAGGCCTCGCGCAAGCTCAAGGAGCGTGCGGTGAAGGTGGACGGCGAGGTGGTGGACGATGCCCAGCAGCTGTTCATGCCCGGCTTCGAGGGCCTGCTGCAGGTCGGCAAGCGCAACTTTGCACGCGTGCTGCTGGTCGCCGCCTAAGCGCCACAAGGGTTTCGCGCCTTCGGGCGCGGAACCAGCATGAATGAATGCACAAAACCGTGAAAAAAAGTCATGCACCCCCTTCACAAACGAGGCGGTTGGGGACATACTTTCCCTCCCCCGACGCAGGGGCCACCGCAAGGCGGCAACCGCGAAGGAACAGGACTTCAACTTCTTCGAAAGAAGGTGTTGACGGAAACGAAAAGCCTGACATAATAGGCGGCTCGCTTCGACGAAAAGACCTCCGGGTCGCACGACGAAGCAGCATCGGCAACGACGTCCACTTCGGTGAGGCGGCCCTTGAAAAAGGGTGTTGACGAAGCGGAAAAGCCGGCTATAATGGGCGGCTCGCAACGACGGAAACGTCGGGGCATACGGAGAAAGGCGCTGAGGCCGACTCCCAAGTTCTTTGACAGTATGCGCAGGTATCTTGTGAAGGCGCCTGCAGGAAGGATGATTTGTCCATCTTGCAGACGTTTGATCAAGCAACATATCAATTGTTTTAAAGCAAGCGAAACGTTGCCAGCGGTCAAGCATCTGCAGCTTTAAATTTTTAGTCTTCGGACTATGCGTTTTTAAGTGAAGAGTTTGATCCTGGCTCAGAGTGAACGCTGGCGGTAGGCCTAACACATGCAAGTCGAACGGCAGCACAGTAAGAGCTTGCTCTTATGGGTGGCGAGTGGCGGACGGGTGAGGAATACATCGGAATCTACCTTTTCGTGGGGGATAACGTAGGGAAACTTACGCTAATACCGCATACGACCTTCGGGTGAAAGCAGGGGACCTTCGGGCCTTGCGCGGATAGATGAGCCGATGTCGGATTAGCTAGTTGGCGGGGTAAAGGCCCACCAAGGCGACGATCCGTAGCTGGTCTGAGAGGATGATCAGCCACACTGGAACTGAGACACGGTCCAGACTCCTACGGGAGGCAGCAGTGGGGAATATTGGACAATGGGCGCAAGCCTGATCCAGCCATACCGCGTGGGTGAAGAAGGCCTTCGGGTTGTAAAGCCCTTTTGTTGGGAAAGAAAAGCAGTCGGCTAATACCCGGTTGTTCTGACGGTACCCAAAGAATAAGCACCGGCTAACTTCGTGCCAGCAGCCGCGGTAATACGAAGGGTGCAAGCGTTACTCGGAATTACTGGGCGTAAAGCGTGCGTAGGTGGTTGTTTAAGTCTGTTGTGAAAGCCCTGGGCTCAACCTGGGAATTGCAGTGGATACTGGGCGACTAGAGTGTGGTAGAGGGTAGTGGAATTCCCGGTGTAGCAGTGAAATGCGTAGAGATCGGGAGGAACATCCATGGCGAAGGCAGCTACCTGGACCAACACTGACACTGAGGCACGAAAGCGTGGGGAGCAAACAGGATTAGATACCCTGGTAGTCCACGCCCTAAACGATGCGAACTGGATGTTGGGTGCAATTTGGCACGCAGTATCGAAGCTAACGCGTTAAGTTCGCCGCCTGGGGAGTACGGTCGCAAGACTGAAACTCAAAGGAATTGACGGGGGCCCGCACAAGCGGTGGAGTATGTGGTTTAATTCGATGCAACGCGAAGAACCTTACCTGGTCTTGACATGTCGAGAACTTTCCAGAGATGGATTGGTGCCTTCGGGAACTCGAACACAGGTGCTGCATGGCTGTCGTCAGCTCGTGTCGTGAGATGTTGGGTTAAGTCCCGCAACGAGCGCAACCCTTGTCCTTAGTTGCCAGCACGTAATGGTGGGAACTCTAAGGAGACCGCCGGTGACAAACCGGAGGAAGGTGGGGATGACGTCAAGTCATCATGGCCCTTACGACCAGGGCTACACACGTACTACAATGGTAGGGACAGAGGGCTGCAAACCCGCGAGGGCAAGCCAATCCCAGAAACCCTATCTCAGTCCGGATTGGAGTCTGCAACTCGACTCCATGAAGTCGGAATCGCTAGTAATCGCAGATCAGCATTGCTGCGGTGAATACGTTCCCGGGCCTTGTACACACCGCCCGTCACACCATGGGAGTTTGTTGCACCAGAAGCAGGTAGCTTAACCTTCGGGAGGGCGCTTGCCACGGTGTGGCCGATGACTGGGGTGAAGTCGTAACAAGGTAGCCGTATCGGAAGGTGCGGCTGGATCACCTCCTTTTGAGCAAAGGCAACATCGTCCTGTCGGGCGTCTTCACAAAGTACCTGCATTCAGAGTTTCAAATCGGCCAGGCCGGTTTGAAAAGTCCCGTATATGGGGCCTTAGCTCAGCTGGGAGAGCACCTGCTTTGCAAGCAGGGGGTCGTCGGTTCGATCCCGACAGGCTCCACCACACGTAGCGCCTTTATCAGCGCCAACGGCAATGAGCTAAACGGACATTGGGTCTGTAGCTCAGGTGGTTAGAGCGCACCCCTGATAAGGGTGAGGTCGGTAGTTCGAGTCTACCCAGACCCACCAACTCTGAATGATCAGCGCATACAAAGAATTTATTACGGATCGGCATTGTGGCCGGTACGTGTTCTTTTAAAACTTGTGACGTAGCGAGCGTTTGAGATTCTATCTTGACGTGTCGTGAGGCTAAGGCGGAAGACT
This is a stretch of genomic DNA from Stenotrophomonas rhizophila. It encodes these proteins:
- a CDS encoding M23 family metallopeptidase, producing MLNTDQGRARKQRFKERLHVLHDTALHRKLRQHLPAAFNERWTRRHWMHASLFATIGALVATIVPGFSHTIESPYSVSHSTLALPLPPLSQERLQQVPGDSWQVLRVQRGQTLSNLFDEAGISPTVMHQVLEHPGARDALTKLRPGAEIAFDLPLSGELRTIRFDRDADNRVELSLKGEQITEKVSKRESSTRRVVTSGEITSSLYAAARKAGLSPSAIATMTDEIFKYDIDFSKDLQPGDRFSVVMDETWREGEKVDTSKILAATFTSGGKTYSGFRFDRNGKSEYFDVSGRPLKKSFIRMPIPFARLSSTFGARKHPVLGKMRMHKGVDYAARTGTPIMAAGDARVQFAGVQRGYGNVVILDHGRGHTTLYGHMSRFGKIKTGQRVAQGTVIGYVGSTGLATGPHLHYEFRVNGVHRNPLSVTMPPPEPLQGSELVAFRAQTAPALARIQSMEKLIYADASPAPKADQAATTTASAAKPAKGSRG
- the tyrS gene encoding tyrosine--tRNA ligase, giving the protein MSSIEQALAQIGRGADEILKIEELRQRLESGRPLRVKAGFDPTAPDLHLGHTVLLNKLRQFQDLGHQVIFLIGDFTGMIGDPSGKNVTRKPLSKDDVLANARTYEEQVFKVLDREKTEVRFNSEWFGKMGAADMIRLAGQHTVARMLERDDFAKRYAAQQSIALHEFLYPLVQGYDSVALEADVELGGTDQKFNLLMGRGLQEHYGQKPQIVLTMPLLEGLDGVAKMSKSLNNYIGISEPAIDMVTKTMKIGDDLMWRWIELLSFEISQAEAVSLREQVAAGTLNPREVKLRLARELTTRFHDADAAELAIAGWNAAVTGQGDVTLLPLQEVAIPAEGLRIGALLTAAGLTPSNSEASRKLKERAVKVDGEVVDDAQQLFMPGFEGLLQVGKRNFARVLLVAA
- a CDS encoding anhydro-N-acetylmuramic acid kinase produces the protein MTSADPHTPLYLGLMSGTSADGIDAALVQFPAEGGCRFVDGLTHPWDPAIRAELVALGEGGELGSLDTLGRIDAQIGITFAAAANRLLEQAGVSPAQVRAIGSHGQTVRHRPLADPAFTCQLGDANRIAELTGITTVADFRRRDVAAGGHGAPLMPAFHLAMLGTADEDRAVLNLGGIANLTLIPRVGTPRGFDTGPANALMDAWCERHTGTPFDADGAFAASGQVDEALLEHWRAEPWFALPPPKSTGREQFHLAWAEAAMAGRTLAPADVQATLLELTAATVADALLAHLPEATRVLVCGGGVRNPQLLRRLSARLPGVVVESSAVHGLDPDYLEAMGFAWLAHRTLQGLPGNLPSVTGARGPRILGAIHPA